The genome window GGCTACAAGGCCCGAAGCATTTGCAACCGGCAATCCCAGTTGCTTTGATTTATAAGCATCCTCACCGGCATCAAATCCTGCATGAAAGAGACCCACGAGAATGTCCACTTTCGGACGAACAATTTTCGCATATTTTTGCGCTGTTTTCACCATATCTGTCCAAGTGATTCCCGGATAGCATACAGTATCCAGCATTGTCGGGATTCCGGGAGTAGTCAATCCGATAACACCGATTTTTATACCATCTTTTTCCAAAATCGTGTAAGGTTGAAAAAAAGTTGAACTATCTGATAAAGTGGAGTTTGCAGAAAGCCATGGGAATTCGGATTCATTCATAGCCTTTGTGTAAACTTCAACTCCCTGTTCGATTTCGTGATTGCCCACAGCGAAAGCATCGTATTTCATTTCATTCATTGCCAGAATAATTGGATTAGGTTTGTCATTTTCGATTTTATGGAAATAATAAGCCATCGGTGTTCCCTGAATCGCATCCCCTCCATCAAGCAATATCACATTTTTGAATTTTTTACGATATTCTTGAATCCGTGAATAAACTTGAGCAAAACCAATTTCATCGGGTTCATCAGTATAATAATTATAGGGAAAAATTCGAGCGTGCACATCGGTTGTTTCCAGAATGTAAAGCGTGTCTTTGGTTTGAGCAAATAATCCGGTGAAAATTAGAAGTAAAATAGAAATTACAATTATTCTTTTCATTTTTTCTCCAATCTAATTAATANNNNNNNNNNNNNNNNNNNNNNNNNNNNNNNNNNNNNNNNNNNNNNNNNNNNNNNNNNNNNNNNNNNNNNNNNNNNNNNNNNNNNNNNNNNNNNNNNNNNGCAAAAAAAGTAAAAAATCCGGAAAAAAATAAAGCCATAAGATTACATATTACCACATGAAAATCAAAAAGGACTGCGAATAAATTTAAGAGAGATATTTTAATAAAAAACGAGAAAAGGGCTGCAAAATTATAGGAAAAAAATCTTTTGATAAAATCTTTAATATGATGATGAACTCGGTGATGCCAAATCCATTTGTAGCAAATATAATAGGTACAAATCACTCCCACTTCGAACGATATTGCCGGAGCAATTATATGAGATTGAAAATAATTCTTGAATAAAAATTCAGTTAATAGAAAAAGAACTGCGCTATCAACTAATCCACCAGCAATACCCCGAAGACCAAATTTTAGAAACCTTTTTATCATTTAGTACTCATCGTTTAATTTTTTTTTACTAAAAAAAATCTTTTAATAAATTTTTAACAATATCTCAAAACAAGTATTTATTAATCAAGTTTTTTAAAAATTTATAAAAAAAATAGTAGCGCAAACATCCCTGTTTGCTTTTTTTCTATATTCGAAAAAGGATGTTCAATTTACAGAATTTATTTTTATGGGATTTGACAGAATTATCGAATAAAAAAAATCGTGCAGTTTCACTAATAATAATTTTTTAAAGGAATAATATGAAAAAAACAATAAGCCTCCTCGTAACATTTTTGGTATGCAGTTCGCTTTTAGCAAATAACAAATTACCGAATTACAAGATAAGCAACCCAAAAGAAGCCGAATGGTTTGCGGAAAATCCATCCAGTCTTCCAATCTGGATGACTGAAGATGAACTGAATAGAATTGATGAAATTGGGCGAGATTTTGAACCTACCGATCCCCCACCCGCTCCCATAAGAAATATAGCAGAATTCAACAGAATGCAGGGAGTTCTTATTCGATATCCACTCGGAATTCCAGTTTCTCTTGTGGCTGAAATGTCCGAAAATGTTACTGTTACCACTATTGTAGCAAACACCTTTTATCAAAACCAAGCTACTAACAGTTATCAAAATGCCGGTGCCAATATGGATAATTGCAATTTTTTAATTGCTCCCACAGATACATATTGGACGCGTGATTATGGACCATGGTTTATTGTGGACGGTAATAATGAATTCGGAATTGTGAATTTTCCTTATAACCGTCCCCGACCTAATGATGATGATATTCCAATCGAAGTTGCTGAATTTCTTGATATAAATCTTTTCGGAATGAATTTGATTTCCACCGGTGGAAATTATATGACTGGCGGTCTTGGAATTTCTGCATCCACAGAACTTATTTGGGATGAAAATCCCACTCTCACTCACGAAGAAGTTGCTGGATTTGTGGATGAATATCTTGGGATAAATACTTATCACGTTGTCCCAGATCCGAATAATACATATATTGATCACATTGATTGTTGGGGTAAATTTCTGGATGTGGACAAAGTGCTCATTCGCTCAGTACCGGAAACTCATCCCCAGTATGATGAACTGGAAGAAACTGCAGATTATTTTGCGGAACAAATTTCTGCGTATGGGAATAACTATCAGATTTACCGCGTTTTCACACCAAATAATGAACCTTATACAAACTCTTTGATTTTGAATAAAAAAGTTTTACTTCCAATTACCGGTTCTTCCTATGATGATGATGCAATCGCCACTTACGAACAAGCCATGCCAGGATATGAAATTATCGGTTTTACCGGTTCATGGGCATCTACAGATGCTTTGCATTGCAGAACAAAAGGAATCGCAGACCTTGGCACTCTTTGGATTGAACATTATCCAATTCTCGGAGAAGCACCCGTTCAAGATGAATATTTGATTGAAGCAGAAATAATTTCGTACAGCGGAGAACCTATTTTGCCGGATTCTACAAAAGTGTTTTACCGTATAAATGGAGGAGATTTTACTTCAATTAATATGAACTTTGAAGGGGGAAATTCATATTCTGCCTATATTCCCGCCCCATCGATCGGAAGCCAAGTAGCCTACTACATCCATACTGCCGATGAATCGGGTAGAATAGAAAATGACCCTTTTATCGGCACTCCTGATCCATTCACTTTTTTTGTCGGTGAGCAACTATTTCCGGATATATCAGTTGATACTTTGATTACCGTTGAAGGTCAGTCCGGCACATCTACAGATGCAGAATTTTTGATTAGTAATGACGGAGAATTGGGATTAAACTTTTCCCTGTCATACACAACCGCAATTGAAGAAGAAATTGAATATAACGTTCCGGACAGTCCTTCCCCGAGCTCATATAATTACAATACTTATACTGAAAATGGCTGGTTAGATTATGATATCGTTGATTCAGGTGAAATTTCAAATATCAGTTTGGATTTTCATTGGGCTACAGATAATTGGCCCCAAGAGGGAAGTTTCCTGCTGGAATCACCTTCCGGTACGCAAGTTACAATCGGTGCAGGCTTAAGTTCCGGTAATTATTCCATAAATATAGATGCATTCGACGGAGAGGAATTGAATGGAACATGGAAAATTTGGATTGAGGATTCCTACGGTGATGGTGGACATCAGGCTACAAATATTCAACTGACAGCCACAATCTTATTGGAACAAGAAGAATGGCTTGAAGTTTCACCTATTTCCGGTACTGTGGAACCATCCGAAAGCCAAACAATCTATTTAACTTGTGATGCAACCCAATTACCCGTAGGAGATTATGAGGGAAATATTGAGATTACTTCGAATGATCCTGATGAGGCGGTAGTAAATGTAACTGTGCAATTTGAAGTATCCCCGGGTCAAGGCATTGATGGTGAAGTTATAACTTTCTCACAATTACTCGGCAATTTTCCAAATCCTTTTACAAATTCAACAAAAATCAATTACTCAATCGCAAAATCGAATTCAGACGTCTTGGTCGAAATTTTCAATATAAAAGGGCAATTAGTAAAAACATTAGTTAATGAGACGGCGGAGTTTGGAGTTTATCAAAAAACATGGGGCGGGAAAAATAATTACAGCAATCCTGTTTCTGCAGGAATATATTTCTATCAATTGAAAGTAAATGGAGTTACAAAATCTATTAAGAAATGTCTGCTAATAAATTAACCGTAAAGCAAACATCCCTGTTTGCCTTTTATCCCTGTTTGCATATTCGAACAGGAAGTTCGAGTTACGGTTAACCAAATAATAATATGAAAAACAGCAATTTAGAGTATAAATATTTTTACAGAAGAAACTTGCCACACATCCAGCCAAAAGGTTATTTGTTCTTCATTACATATAGATTAGAGTTCATTTTACCTGATGAGATTAGGCGTCAATTAAAAAATATAAAAGACAAATTTAATGAGGAAATGAAAAGCTCACCGGAATCTGAATTCAATAATCTAAAAACAAAATGCAATGACGAACTATTCGATCTATATGATGATTATCTTTGGAAACGCAAACAGAATCCTCATTGGCTAAAAAATAACAAAATAGCCGATATTGTAAGAGATAGTCTTTTCTTTAACCATAAAAAACTATATAAACTTGTCTGTTTTACAATCATGTCTAATCATGTCCATATAATAATTAAACCGAAAACTAACCCGAAGAACATTCAATATTCTTTAGCAAAAATAATGAAGGATCACAAAAGTTATACTGCAAATGAAGCAAATAAAATATTGACCAAACACGGACAATTTTGGCATCACGAAAATTATGATCATTTTATCCGTGATAGAAAAGATTTTAATAGAATTGTTGGTTATATTCTAGAAAACCAGGTAAAAGCCGGACTTGCTGAGAACTATCAGGATTGGAAATATTCATGGTTTGATAAAAATCCGTAAAGCAAACATTTCTGTTTGCCTTTTATCCCTATTTGCATATTCGAACAAGGATGTTCGAGTTACGGTTAGTAAATTATTTCCAAACTTTTTAGATGAATTTGTTTATGCAAATGATAATTGAGATAAATCTTAAAAATTGAATTTATTTCCCTAATCGTATCTCTTGATAATTGAAGTGAATTAATTTGTGATGAAATATTATTGATTGATGCAAGCAAATGAATTGTTTTTGAATTGCATTTCAGATTTTCTTTAACAGGAAATTTTTTAACACATTTTTTGCAAATAAAACCGCTTTCTTTAAAAGTGATTCCATACATTTCATCAACATTTTTGGAATCACACATTCTGCATTTATCGAAAGTTAGCGGGAAACCAAGATAAGAACATACGCGAAGAAAAAATCTCCAGAAAATAATAATAAAATTTCTTTTTACTGATTTAAGATAAGTAAAATAAGTTTGCAAAAGCATGAAAAAATTTTTGTAATCATTTTCTTCTAATAATAATTGTAAGTAAATTTCCGCTCCTGCTTGAGCACAGGTTGTTTTTTCTATATCATCCAAAAGTTCAAAATTATCATTAACTTCTGTAATTTCTTTAAGAAGCGAGAGCGAATTTTCCTTTTTATAAATCACTAATTCATATAGAGATAAAGTCTGCAGGACTCCACTCATTTTGCTTTTAGGATTTCTACTGCCTTTTGCAATAACTCCAATCATTCCGAATCTGTCTGTGATGAATTGCGTAATCTGGCTTGTGTTTGAGTAATTCGTTACTCGCAAAGCAATGGCATTACATTTTTCAATTCTTTGTGACATTGTAAATTTTTTCGATTACTTGCAGATAATTTATTACATTTTTCCCATTTTTTAACCACTTCATTTGTTTGCTAAATGGACTCATCACTTGCTGATGTTACATAAAGAATCTGTTTTTTTCTCTTTGTGTTCTTTGTGCCCTTTGTGTTGAATAAATTCTATAATAAAATTTAGAGATCATTCCACAGTAACGCTTTTTGCAAGATTCCTCGGCTGGTCAACATCCAGCCCTCGTAAAACAGCAATGTGATAAGCAAAAAGTTGCATCGGAATTACAGTTAGCAAAGGTGTAAGCGGGCGAGAAGTTCGGGGAATATAGATTATATCATCTGCCAGTTTGGTTAAACCTTTTGTAGTGCTGTTTGCAATGACAATAATTTTGCCCTTTCTTGATTTTACTTCTTCAATATTACTAAGAATCTTTTCATAAATAAAATCATCCGTAGCAACAAACACAACCGGCATGTTTTCATCAATAAGGGCGATAGGGCCATGTTTCATTTCTGCAGCCGGATAACCTTCGGCATGGATATATGAAATCTCTTTTAGTTTGAGAGCTCCCTCCAAGGCAACCGGATAGTTATATCCTCGTCCAAGATAAAGGGTATTCGTTGCATCTTTATATTTTCTTGCAATCTCTTTAATTTTATCGTTTTGATTCAATATTTCTTGAACCTGAGAAGGAATTTTCTCTAAATCTTTGAGGTAATCCGCTCCTTGTCTGGGAGTGAGATGCCTCATTCTTCCCATCATTAGAGCAAAAAGAAATAGAACTGTAAGTTGTGAAGTGAAAGCTTTTGTTGAAGCCACGCCTATTTCTGCACCGGCATGAATATAAGAACCGAAATCCGTTTCTCTTGCAATCGAACTGCCGATAACATTTGTGATTCCCATGACTTTTGCCCCACGAGCTTTTGCCTCGCGTAGTGCCCCAAGCGTATCCGCGGTTTCACCTGATTGGCTAATTGTTATGACAAGCGTGTCAGGTTTGAGAATCGGATCGCGATATCGAAATTCGGAAGCATATTCAACTCGAACAGGGATTCTTGCTAAATCCTCGATAATATATTCACCCACCAGTCCGGCATGCCAAGATGTTCCACAGGCTACAATACAAATTTGCTTAATATCTCGCATTTCTTTAGGAGAAATATTTATACCTCCCAATCGTGCCGTATTAAATTTTGATTCAACTCTTC of Candidatus Cloacimonadota bacterium contains these proteins:
- a CDS encoding GtrA family protein translates to MIKRFLKFGLRGIAGGLVDSAVLFLLTEFLFKNYFQSHIIAPAISFEVGVICTYYICYKWIWHHRVHHHIKDFIKRFFSYNFAALFSFFIKISLLNLFAVLFDFHVVICNLMALFFSGFFTFFA
- a CDS encoding agmatine deiminase family protein encodes the protein MKKTISLLVTFLVCSSLLANNKLPNYKISNPKEAEWFAENPSSLPIWMTEDELNRIDEIGRDFEPTDPPPAPIRNIAEFNRMQGVLIRYPLGIPVSLVAEMSENVTVTTIVANTFYQNQATNSYQNAGANMDNCNFLIAPTDTYWTRDYGPWFIVDGNNEFGIVNFPYNRPRPNDDDIPIEVAEFLDINLFGMNLISTGGNYMTGGLGISASTELIWDENPTLTHEEVAGFVDEYLGINTYHVVPDPNNTYIDHIDCWGKFLDVDKVLIRSVPETHPQYDELEETADYFAEQISAYGNNYQIYRVFTPNNEPYTNSLILNKKVLLPITGSSYDDDAIATYEQAMPGYEIIGFTGSWASTDALHCRTKGIADLGTLWIEHYPILGEAPVQDEYLIEAEIISYSGEPILPDSTKVFYRINGGDFTSINMNFEGGNSYSAYIPAPSIGSQVAYYIHTADESGRIENDPFIGTPDPFTFFVGEQLFPDISVDTLITVEGQSGTSTDAEFLISNDGELGLNFSLSYTTAIEEEIEYNVPDSPSPSSYNYNTYTENGWLDYDIVDSGEISNISLDFHWATDNWPQEGSFLLESPSGTQVTIGAGLSSGNYSINIDAFDGEELNGTWKIWIEDSYGDGGHQATNIQLTATILLEQEEWLEVSPISGTVEPSESQTIYLTCDATQLPVGDYEGNIEITSNDPDEAVVNVTVQFEVSPGQGIDGEVITFSQLLGNFPNPFTNSTKINYSIAKSNSDVLVEIFNIKGQLVKTLVNETAEFGVYQKTWGGKNNYSNPVSAGIYFYQLKVNGVTKSIKKCLLIN
- a CDS encoding transposase; its protein translation is MKNSNLEYKYFYRRNLPHIQPKGYLFFITYRLEFILPDEIRRQLKNIKDKFNEEMKSSPESEFNNLKTKCNDELFDLYDDYLWKRKQNPHWLKNNKIADIVRDSLFFNHKKLYKLVCFTIMSNHVHIIIKPKTNPKNIQYSLAKIMKDHKSYTANEANKILTKHGQFWHHENYDHFIRDRKDFNRIVGYILENQVKAGLAENYQDWKYSWFDKNP
- the recO gene encoding DNA repair protein RecO, coding for MSQRIEKCNAIALRVTNYSNTSQITQFITDRFGMIGVIAKGSRNPKSKMSGVLQTLSLYELVIYKKENSLSLLKEITEVNDNFELLDDIEKTTCAQAGAEIYLQLLLEENDYKNFFMLLQTYFTYLKSVKRNFIIIFWRFFLRVCSYLGFPLTFDKCRMCDSKNVDEMYGITFKESGFICKKCVKKFPVKENLKCNSKTIHLLASINNISSQINSLQLSRDTIREINSIFKIYLNYHLHKQIHLKSLEIIY
- the glmS gene encoding glutamine--fructose-6-phosphate transaminase (isomerizing); amino-acid sequence: MCGIVGYIGKREAMPIIIEGIKRLEYRGYDSSGVAVLNNEGELIVHKMKGKIVEMEKTIPNDKNFSSNCGISHTRWATHGEPSTINAHPHTDCSEKIAIVHNGIIENHDLLRKRLEEKGHKFSSQTDSEIIAHLIGDVHKTGKSLHESVRVTTKLLIGTYGLVVVSEDDPGVMIVARRGSPLIIGVGDGENFVASDAAALVTHTKRVIYLKDNETAKITAENIFIKDTFNGEIDKEIERIHWDISMIDKGDFEYYMLKEIFEQPQSIENSFRGRVESKFNTARLGGINISPKEMRDIKQICIVACGTSWHAGLVGEYIIEDLARIPVRVEYASEFRYRDPILKPDTLVITISQSGETADTLGALREAKARGAKVMGITNVIGSSIARETDFGSYIHAGAEIGVASTKAFTSQLTVLFLFALMMGRMRHLTPRQGADYLKDLEKIPSQVQEILNQNDKIKEIARKYKDATNTLYLGRGYNYPVALEGALKLKEISYIHAEGYPAAEMKHGPIALIDENMPVVFVATDDFIYEKILSNIEEVKSRKGKIIVIANSTTKGLTKLADDIIYIPRTSRPLTPLLTVIPMQLFAYHIAVLRGLDVDQPRNLAKSVTVE